Genomic segment of Aquarana catesbeiana isolate 2022-GZ linkage group LG09, ASM4218655v1, whole genome shotgun sequence:
actgcacgcactgaagagcagatacaaacccacaagcacaaactgaacggcagaaaacgatctgaaagccacgagtctgaaaaagcgcgaatcgtctctcaccaaacttttactaacacgagattagcaaaaggagcccaaagggtgccgcgcttggttctgaaccggccttttctagtctcatcgtacgtggtgtacgtgaccgcgtggttgtcgatcggaaattccgacaactttgtgcgaccgtgtgtaggcaaaacaagtttgagccaacatccgtcggaaaaaatcctaggattttgttgtcggaatgtccgaacaaagtccgaccgtgtgtacgccctataagagtggcaaggatgtggaattcccttccacaggcggtggtctcagcggggagcatcgatagtttcaagaaactattagataagcacctgaacgaccgcaacatacagggatatacaatgtaatactgacatataatcacacacataggttggacttgatggacttgtgtctttttttcgacctcacctactatgtaactatgtaatgtagaAGAAAAGGAATAGCATGGcgctgaggtcagtatcaaataaaaatcactttactaaaataagcagcacacttacattgaagctagcatgaaacagcatggatagggaacacttgagaccaagcagctgtgatcagtgtgaggctgtaggTATTACTAAGGAGAGCCAGCTCAAAATATGGATGTTAGTGGCGGCGTTCTAAGCTTCACATGAgaatgacagctgtcaaaatgcctggTGGATGTCGGGAGAGGGGGTGTCGGTCTCTGTTTGCTCAGTgatgcctacagcctcacactgatcacagctgcttggttCAAGGTGTTTCCTTTCCatgctgtttcatgctaacttcaGTGTAATTGTGCAGCTTATTTTAATCAAGTGATTTTTATTTGATACTGACGTCAGCGCCCTGCTGTTCGTTTTCTTCTAGTGAGTGATTTTAAACTGAGCACATGGCATTATGCATATTGCCCAACAAAATCCTGTAATCCTATCTGCCAAGTGTCAACTATGAAAAAGGGAGCATAGGATTCTTTAAACCTCCTGGGATACTTACATCTTGCATCTCAGGAGGCTTCAGGGAAATTCCAGGCACATTATGCATGTGCCTGACAATCTCTGACACATGTGCAGTGATACGCTATCAGAAGGCATGGTGCAAGAACCCTGAAGAGGCGTCTGGCCCCCTGATGACATTAGTGGAGAAGGTGGTGGCCCAGGACCTGGGATTCGGTGGTGGAGCAGCAAGTTTCACCAGACAGCACTGGATTTGCTGAACACGTGAGTATGATTTTTGAGGATAACCAATGGTACAGGTAGAAGAAGGGAAATAAAACCTAAAGAGGAATAAAGTTCCTTTTTAATGAACACAGTGGGGTGGAttaactaaagctggagagtgcaaagactggtgcagctctgcatagaaaccaatcagcttccagattttattgccaaagtataaagtggttctaaaggctcaaggtttttggaactaaaccctcctatcgttttcagccaaggaagttgccatcttggcCTCGGTTTGATCTTTAaccgccatggtgctgcacatgtggtcagttatgacaccagccattggatggtttgacagtttgtttgagagcacaaccaatgtgacagttatatAGCCCgacacatgccaggaatgtaactgttttttaaactgttaaatcgatgggtttacttccactttaatgcattctatgcattgaggtaaaaaccttctgtgtgcatctcCCAACTccaccccccccttatacttacctgagccccatcttgatctagCGATGTGCAAAAAACCATtgtctctcctgggtctctctctgctcattggcacacacagcagcgggagcaattggctcctgctgctgtcaatcacagctagtgagccaatgtaGAGAGAGTTGGTGCAGGGCCAAGCTGCGCTCTGTGTGAGAATTAACACACAGAGTGTGGCCCAGGAGCAAGAACCAAAacgactgcacagagcaggtaagcataacatgtttgttatttaaccacttcaataccggggactttcgcaccttcctgcccaggccaattttaggctttcagtgctgtcactttttaaatgacaattgcgcggtcatgctacactgtacccaaactaagtttttatcattttgttcccacaaatagagctttcttttggtgatatttaatcacctttgcgatttttattttttgctaaacggaaaaaaaaagcgaaaattttgaaaaaaaattaagtttttctttgtttttgttataaaattttgtaaataaataagttttctccttcattgatgggcactgataaggcggcaccgatgaggaggcaccaatgagatggcaccgatgaggtggcactgatgggcactgacgatgggcactgacaggcggcactgataggcagcactgataggtggcactgattggcactcataggtggcactggtgggcactgatgggcagtgataggtgacactgatgggcactgaaaggctgcactgatggatacttatgggtggcactgctagacggcactgctgagcactgataggcggcactaattggtactgaaaggcagcactgatggacattgatgggcactgatggctggcactggcactggatttcactgataggcatcactggcactggcaggcatttttcattggcactgattagcagctgcatgggcactgatTCGTTTTtcactggtggtctagggtggcatacctggtggtccagtgtggtggccatccctggtggtcctggtggcatcctggtggtcctaggCGGGCATCCAGGGGGGCTGCGctcataaacaatcagcacagactccccctatcaggagagcagccgattggctctcctctactcgcgtctgtcagacgcgagtgaggaaaagccgatcaacagctcttcctgtttacatcgtgatcagccgtgattggacacggctgattacgaggtaaagagtctctgtcagagactctttacctagatgggagttgcggtgtgtcagactgacacaccgcaacaatgatcgccacgTAGCGCGCCCCTGGGGGTGCGTAGCGGCTTGATATcccgacgacgtcatatgacgtccagtcaggttatcacaaccactttgcactttgtggttaaaaaaatatatatatatttcctttagAATCCCTTTAATTGAaccagctgaagttaaaagctaattggttatgcagagctacaccagattttgcacgtaatagttttagtaaatcatctccaATGCAGTATTTTTTATAGCTGGATGAAATTACATTTTAAAGTTTTAAATATATCTAGGTaaaacttttagttttggatagtgtagaGAAAGCTTAGAACCACTTTTCTTTTCTCTTATTGTTACCCAGGGCTCTGTAACTGTTTCGataagtaatgccctgtacacgcgaccggttttgccgtcggagtaaactccgaaggtttctccgacggaactccgacggaattccgctcaagcggtcttgcctacacatggtcacaccaaagtccgaccgtccagaacgtggtgacgtacaacacgtacgacgggactagaaaagggaagtgcaatagccagtagccaatagcttccgtctcgtacttgcttcagagcatgcgtcgtttttggtcccttggaacagcatacagatgagcaggtttcccgataggaattggttctgtcggaaatatttagaacatgttccatttctaggtccgtcggaataaaaaaaaaacaaaagtccgatgaggcatatacacgatcggaatagacgatgaaaagcttccatcggacttcttctgtcagacattctgctcgtatgtacgcggcatagtcaggaagtgaaggcaaatcccAAAAAGCAACACAGAAACAAAAATACTTTTTTCATTAGAGTTGAAGAAGGTTAATCACCCATCAGCTTTTTTATTGCTATGTGTTCCTATTGCAGATTTGTCCTCATTTCCTGTCTGATGAATCATTTTTTTCTGTGAAAATAAGTGAGAGCAATCCTAACAGAACCCTAAAAAGCAATCACGTATTCTAATCCTTCacaactttatccaaaactaaaaaaaaaaaagttttggctggacatagTCTATAAATGGTTTCTTCTCAacttcatccaaaactaaaaaaaaaaaaaattggcaggacATACAGTATTCTATAATTGATCATAGTTATTCATCTGCTGTATTTCCCATTTACtaatctttatcattttttactcttttttacaGCTCTTGTTTCTCACCTCTCATTGGATTTTATACTTCCTGGCCTTTCCTGGTCATTCCACATTGCTACTTGGTTTCTGATAATGTCATCACTTCATAAATATTTCTTAATCTGTGGAtctctatttttatttaatttatcccAATTTGTTCTTTACAAAACTCTCTTCTTTACACACTCATCACACTCTGCTCCCAAAAATAAACCGGTCCATCTGCTTGTTGTGTCATCCTGGAGATCAGGTTCTTCATTCATTGGACAGATCTTCAACCATCACAATGATGTCTTCTACCTCTTTGAGCCTGGACATCCCGTCTGGATGAAGTTTCAGAATGAAAGTTCCGAGCTGCTGCATTTTCCCTTAAGAGATCTTCTACGATCACTTTTCACCTGCGATGTGTCCCCTCTTTATCAGTATCTTCCTAAAGGTGGAAAAATTGTTTCTGAATTATCTTTCTTTGCAGAAACTCAAGCACTCTGCACCCCACCAGCTTGTTCAGCCTTTATGCCTACCGAAGGCTATGACCGCTTGAAGTGCCAGCTCTGTTGCATGAACACTTCACTGGATCAAATGGGAGAAACATGCAAGACATACAGCCACGTGGTAATGAAAACAGTCCGGATTTTAGACCTTTCTATTCTGCTTCCCCTTTTCCGAGACCCCGCTCTTGATCTTCGCATTCTGCACCTTGTAAGGGACCCTCGAGCTGTTGCTTTTTCAAGGCAATCCTTTGATCTCACAACTGATGATAGGATTGTACTTAAGAATGAAGGAAATGAAAATATTACTATAAGCAGGGCTATGGAGAAGATTTGCAAATCTCAGGTTGACATCAACAGAGTGGCTAAAGCATCTGAGGTGCTGCAAGGACGATACATGGCAATTCGAAATGAGGACCTTTCTAATGAACCTCTTAAGAACGTTAAAAAAATTTACAATTTTGCTGGCCTCCATCTAACCAAAGACCTGGAACAGTGGGTTTACAATATCACCCATAAGGAGGTGTCAGATGAAAATGGGTTTATGACTTTCTCAAGAGACTCTTCAAAGGTGGCCCAAAAATGGAGAACTGCTATGAACTTTCATTTTGTAGAACAGATTCAACAGAACTGCATAGGCGCAATGAATCTGTTTGGTTACAAACCAGCTAAATcccaaatagaacaaaataatttGACTTTGGATTTAGTAAATAAGGAATGGTCATTGGAATGAACTAAACTAAGTGTCAATGATCTCGGTTTACAACGCATCTCAAATTTACTCTCCCTACAGATGCCAATGTAAAGAGTCCTCATTAGTGAATTTGCTTAAGAATGCAGCATGATGAATGGATTTGCAATGGCTATGACAGACCTatagaggtgatatggtagaggggggaggggaaatttggggggtgtGATTGGTGAGTGGTGATTcaggaggatttgtgttgggagggggatggaagaagagaatttgtgctaggacagtcgatttgggggggggggttgtgccagaagaggtgatatggtaaaggggaggggatttgtgctacaaGGAGggctttttttgggaggggggaggaTTAGTGCTAGTAGGGACGATTGAGTAATGTTTGTGCTAAGAGGGGATTTGGAGTAGAGGGGGAGAGAATGAGTGCTCTGAGGGGAGATTTGAGGagtggaggatttgtgctatgaGTGGTGATTTGTTTGGGGGGGATGCATTTGTGCtgtggggatttgggggatggaggggcagagatttgtgctgggaggggggatttcagcaggggggcagttttgtactgggaggaggggggatttatgcttaggggaaaTCATTCAGATTagtgcccagttttttttttttggtgggggatggaattttgctgacacataatgctcattcaGTACATGTTGGGGGgcggggtgcagtttggcatgttcgccctgggctctaagttaccttgtcctggcactgcatcCATTCACTAACGTCCCCTGAAGATGTGCGTTGGCACGAAATGCATCAGAGCAAAGCTATAAGCTGAAGTCAAGCTGCCACTTCCGGTTTCGGATCTGTCGGCCATCTGAGTAAGTGCACTGCTGTATATACTTTTCCTGCTTGGCATCTGGatgttttttatcctttttatgTGATTCTTATGCATTAGTAATAAACGAATACACTATATCTGGCCCATTTTGGTATGTGGCTCAGTGCGCGAGCGCTTCTTTTCCATCAAGTGGCGTTGTGGGCTTTTCCAAATCTCTCCCAGTGGTGGGCTGCTGCTGctacatagggatgagccgaacaccccctggttcggttcgcaacagaacgtgcgaacaggcaaaaaattagcgaacactgttaaagtctatgggacatgaacatgaaaaatcaaaagtgctaattttaaaggcttatatgcaagttattgccataaaaagtgtttgggggcccgagtcctgccccaggggacatgtatcaatgcaaaaaaaagttttaaaaactgcagttttttcaggagcagtgattttaataatgcttaaagtgaaacaataaaaatgatatattcctttaaatattgtgcctgtgggggtctcctttgtctgcctgtaaagtagcgcattttttccatgtttataccagtaccacagcaaaattacatttctaaaggaaaaaatgtcatttaaaattgcttgcggctgtaatgtattgtcagatcttggcaatatagatacaaatcatgtaaaaaaaatggcgtgggttccccccccccctcagtccataacaggccctatgggtctggtatgaatattaatataacattttttttaaaatgatgtgggggtcccccccaaaatccataccaggcccttcaggtctggtatggactttaaggggaaccccacgccaaaaaaaaaaagaaatggcttgagggtccccccaaaattcataccagaccctttgtgtCTGGTCTCTGGTGATCACCAGATCTGGTGGTCATTTGTGTTTGGAGGCTTTTATTCCTTGTTCATCTAGTCCAGAGGTGTCCAGACTTTCTGAACAAAAGGCTAGTTTACTGTCATTCAGACTTTAaaggggccggactgtgaccagtgggagtagaaagtgtccttgcatcagtgggagtaagcaaTGCCCCATCTTCGTTATtgcaggagaaatagtgccccgtcattggtgtcagtgggagaaaaagtgccccattgttggtgtcattgagaggaatagtgtcccaatgttgttgtcagttggaggaatagtgctccactgtTGGTATCGGTGATACTGTAGgtatggtaccccatcattggtgtcagtggaaagaatagtaccctattggtgtcagtgggaggaatagtgcctcattgttggtgtcattgagaggaatagtgccccattgttggtgtcagtgaggaatagtgccccattgttggtatcggtgATAGGAAAagtaccccatccttggtgtcagtggaaagaatagtaccccattattgggaggaatagtgccccattgttggtgtcagtgagaggaatagtgccccattgt
This window contains:
- the LOC141107131 gene encoding carbohydrate sulfotransferase 6-like; this translates as MSSLHKYFLICGSLFLFNLSQFVLYKTLFFTHSSHSAPKNKPVHLLVVSSWRSGSSFIGQIFNHHNDVFYLFEPGHPVWMKFQNESSELLHFPLRDLLRSLFTCDVSPLYQYLPKGGKIVSELSFFAETQALCTPPACSAFMPTEGYDRLKCQLCCMNTSLDQMGETCKTYSHVVMKTVRILDLSILLPLFRDPALDLRILHLVRDPRAVAFSRQSFDLTTDDRIVLKNEGNENITISRAMEKICKSQVDINRVAKASEVLQGRYMAIRNEDLSNEPLKNVKKIYNFAGLHLTKDLEQWVYNITHKEVSDENGFMTFSRDSSKVAQKWRTAMNFHFVEQIQQNCIGAMNLFGYKPAKSQIEQNNLTLDLVNKEWSLE